The Acidobacteriota bacterium genomic interval CGCTGGCGCCGATCGTGGCCTTTATTCCGGCCCTGCTGACTTTTGCGGTAATCCCGTTCTCTCCTGATTTCACGGTTTTCGGCTACGAGTTCAAGGGCGTGATTTCCGACCTGAACATCGGCATTCTCTGGGTCTTTGCGATAACGTCGCTGGGCGTGTACGGCCTGATTCTGGCCGGGTGGTCTTCCGCCTCCAAGTATTCTCTGCTCGGCGGGCTGCGCGCGTCGGCGCAGATGATATCGTACGAAATCAGCTACGGCCTGTCCATAGTCGGCGTCATTCTGATTGCCAACACCCTGTCCATGACCGAGTTGGTGGCACAGCAGGACAGCCAGTCGGTCTGGTTCTTCGAAAACTGGTTTGTCTGGAAACAGCCGTTCGGGTTTCTCCTGTATATTACGTGCGCCATCGCCGAAACGAATCGAACTCCCTTCGACCTTCCCGAGGCTGAGTCGGAGCTGGTGGGCGGGTACAACACAGAATACTCGTCCCTGCGCTTCGCGCTCTTCTTCATCGGCGAGTATGCGAATATGCTCGGCGTGGCGTGTGTGGCGACGACGTTGTTTTTCGGCGGATGGCACGGACCGGCCTTCCTGTCGTTCATCCCGCCGGTGATTTGGTTCTTGGTCAAGGTGTTCGTGTTCATGTTCTGCTATATCTGGCTGCGCGCCACGTTCCCGCGCTTCCGGTACGACCAGTTGATGCGTTTCGGCTGGCTGGTGTTGTTCCCGCTGGCTATCTTGAACACGATGATCACCGGCCTGATCGTGTTGCTGTGATGGGGAAAGAAAACTGCTGATATGAAAAAGGTGCTCACAGCTGTCGTCAACGTCTTCTGGAAGATGCCCCAGGCGTTCTGGGTTACCGGGAAGCACTATTTCAAGAAGCCGGTGACGCTTGACTATCCCCGCAAGAAAGTGCCGATGTCCCCGCGCTATCGCGGCAGGCATTACCTCGAGCGCTACGATGACGGCACCGAGCGGTGCGTGTGCTGCGGTTTGTGCGCCGCGGCGTGCCCGGCCGATGCCATCTATATGGAGCCGGAAGAGAACGAGAAGGGCGAGCGCCGGGCCCGCATCTACGAAATAAATCTCCTCAGGTGCATCTTTTGCGGATTCTGCGAGGAAGCCTGCCCCGAGGAGGCGATTTTTCTCGGTCAGGAGTATGAGTTCTCTGATAACAACAGGGATTCGTTCATATATACCAAGGAACAGATGCTGGTCCCGCATCCCAGGAAGGACAACCCGTTCAAGCGGATCATCCGTCGGGTGCGCCGGGCATACGGGGTGCCGGAATCGAGCCTATGAACGCTGATACCGTAATATTCTTCATTTCGGCCGTGGTGGCCGTCTTTGGCGCTACCATGATGATCAGTCAGCGCAATGCGGTGGCCTCGGTGCTTTATCTTATTGTCTCGCTGGTGGCGCAGGTCGTCTGCTATGTGCAGCTCGGCGCCCTGTTTATCGGCGCGGTGCTGATTCTCGTGTACGCCGGTGCGATTCTTGTGCTCTTTTTGTTCGTGATCATGCTCCTTAACCTGCGCGGGGGTGAGGACCTCGGCGAGCCGTCGCGCGGACTCAGCAGGTACAGCACGTATCTCGTTTCCATCCTGCTGATTATCGAGCTTGTCTTTGTCATCAAGGGTGTCTTCTACCGGGGCAGTATGACGGGCGTTCTGTCGATGGCGGCGGACAACTTCGGCGAGGTTGCGGCCGTTTCAAAGCTCCTGTTTACGCGATACCTGTATCCCTTCGAACTGACCGGCGTGCTCCTGCTGGCGGCCATCGTCGGCGCCGTGGTGCTGGCCAGGCGGGAGACCGGGGCGGACCGGCCGGCCACGGGAGAGCGGCAAGGTCGTGGTGAGAATGAATCCAGTGGTGGGGTAGAATAGAATGGTACCTATATCAGCGTACTTGATTCTGGCCGTGGTCCTGTTCGGGATCGGCACCGTCGGCGTGCTGATTTCCCGGAATATGATTATCCTGTTCATGTCGGTCGAGTTGATGCTGAACGCCGCCAACCTGGCTCTTATCGCCTTCTCGCGGGCGCTCAACGTCATGGACGGCCACGCGTTCGTCTTTCTCGTGCTGACCATCGCGGCGGCCGAGGCGGCGGTCGGCCTGGCCCTGATCGTCACCCTGTACAGGAACCGGGGCACCGTCAACATCGATCGCTTCAGCATGATGAAATGGTAGGCAAAACCCGTGACTGATTACCTGTACCTCATTCTTCTGTTCCCGCTGGCGGGTTTTCTGATCAACGGGTTGCTGATCGGCCGGCTGCCCCGGCCGGTCATCTCGCTGGTCGGTTGCGGGTCCGTCGGCCTGTCGCTGGTCGCGTCCGTGCTTGCCTTCTTCGAGTTGAAAGCTCTGCCGGCCGATGCCCGGGTGATCGAGCAGGTGCTGTTCGCCTGGATTCCGTCCGGGTCATTCCACGTCGACGTGGCTTTCCTCCTTGATCCGCTTTCCACGGTGATGATACTGGTTGTCGCCGGCGTCGGCTTTCTGATCCACGTCTACTCCGTCGGATACATGCACAAGGATCCCGGTTACGGACGATACTTCGCCTACCTCAACCTCTTCGTCTTCTCCATGCTTACCCTGGTGCTGGCCAACAACTTCTTGTTCATGTTTGTCGGCTGGGAAGGCGTGGGGCTGTGTTCGTACCTGCTGATCGGCTTCTGGTATGAACGCAAGTCGGCCTCTGACGCGGGGAAGAAGGCGTTCATCTTCAACCGTGTCGGCGACTTCGGTTTTCTCATCGGCATGTTCATTATTTTCTGGCAGGTGGGGTCCCTCGATTTTGTCGCCGTTATGGACAGGGCCCCGGTGATGTTTGCGGCCGGCGGCGGCCTGGTGACGGCCGTCTGCCTGCTCCTGTTTCTCGGCGCCACCGGAAAATCCGCGCAGATTCCGCTTTACGTGTGGCTGCCCGACGCCATGGAGGGTCCGACGCCGGTCTCGGCGCTCATCCACGCTGCCACCATGGTTACGGCCGGGGTCTACATGATCGCGCGGACCAACGTGTTGTATGCGATGGCGCCCGATGCGCTGCTGGTTGTGGCCATCGTCGGTGCCGCCACCGCGCTGGTTGCCGCCACCATAGGTTTGGCGCAGAACGACATCAAGCGCGTGCTGGCCTACTCGACCGTAAGCCAGCTCGGATACATGTTCCTGGCTTGCGGCGTGGCCGCCTTTTCGGTCGGCATTTTCCACCTTATGACGCACGCCTTTTTCAAGGCCCTGCTGTTCCTGGGTGCCGGTGCCGTCATTCACGCCGTCTCCGATGAGCAGGACATGCGGCGCATGGGCGGATTGAAGAAGTACCTGCCGATCACATACGCAACTATGCTGATCGCGACGCTGGCCATCTCCGGTATTCCCGGGCTGTCCGGCTTTTTCTCCAAGGATGAAATTCTCTGGAAAGCGTATTCGTCCCAGTTCGGTCACCCGCTTTTCTGGGTGGTCGGTTTCGTCACCGCCGGGTTGACGGCTTTCTACATGTTCAGGCTCATCTACCTGACGTTCTTCGGCAAGGAGCGCATGGGCGAAGAGACGCGCCGTCACGTACACGAGGCGCCGAAGTCGATGACCGTTCCCCTGACGGTCCTGGGAGCGCTGTCGATTGTCGGCGGGTTCATCGGCATGCCCCACATCTTCGGGGTAGCCAACGTCTTCGAGGAGTGGCTGCATCCGGTGATGGGCGGCGCCGCGGGCGAGCCGGCTGCGCACGCCCTTGCCTCGGGCGGGGCCGATACCGGGATGGAGTGGACCCTGATGGTTGCCTCGGTGATCCTGGTGGTCATCGCCGTCTACGCCGCCTACTACCTGTACCATAAGAACACGGCTGCAGCGACCGCCCTGCGGCAAAAATTATCCGGAATCCACCGCGTCATATTCAACAAGTATTACGTGGATGAATTCTACGGGGCGGCTATTGTGCGGCCGGTCGTGTACGGATCGCTTTTCCTCTGGAAGTTTGTTGACGTCGTGCTTATCGACGGTTTTCTGAACGGTATGGCCCGGGTCAGCCGTGATGTCTCGGACATTCTGCGCTATACGCAGTCGGGGCGCGTGCGTGGCTACGCTACGTTGTTCGTGGCCGGAGTGGTGGTCGTAATCGCCTTTTTCATATTTGGGTAGGCAATGGAACAGATCATTCTACCGCTGGTAACGTTCTTCCCGCTCATCGGAGTGATCATCCTTCTGTTTGTCCCGCAGAAGCAGGTGGAGACGATCAAGGGCGTCAGCCTGATCATCGCCTTTATTACCGTGCTCTTGTCGGTTGCCCTGTACTACTGGTTTGATCCGCTGGCGACCGGGATGCAGTTCGAGATTAACCGGATGTGGGTTACGTCGCTCGGCATCAACTTCCACATGGGCATTGACGGCATTTCCCTGCTCCTCATCCTCCTGACGGCCGTCCTGACGTTCATATGCGTGCTGTCATCGTGGTGCTCCATCACCAAGGGGGTGAAGGGATTTCACATTTCGATGCTCCTGCTGAGTACGGGCATGATCGGCGTCTTCTGCGCCCTCGACCTGTTCCTGTTCTACGTGTTCTGGGAAGTCATGCTGGTCCCGATGTACTTCATCATCGGTGTATGGGGCGGACCCAGGAGGACGTACGCGGCGATCAAGTTTGTGCTCTTTACGATGTTTGGGTCGCTGCTCATGCTGGTCGGACTGTTGTACCTGTACTTCGACTACCACGCCTACGCCGGCGAGTACACCTTCGACCTCCTGCAGATCATGCAGATGCCGATGGCCTACCACGTGCAGCTGTGGTTGTTCGCGGCTTTTGCGCTCGCCTTTGCCATCAAGGTGCCGCTCTGGCCGTTCCACACGTGGCTGCCCGACGCCCACGTTGAGGCGCCCACGGCCGGCTCGGTGATTCTGGCCGGCGTCCTCCTGAAAATGGGCACCTACGGTTTCATCCGCATCTGCCTGCCGCTGTTTCCGGACGCGACCATCACGTACCTGCCGTATATTTGCGTGCTGGCCATCATTGCCATCATCTACGGCGCTTTGGTCTCCATGGTCCAGAAGGACATCAAGTCCCTGGTGGCCTTCTCTTCGGTCTCCCACATGGGGTTCATCATGCTCGGCATCTTCGCGCTCAACGTCAGTGCCCTCGAAGGCTCGGTGATCCAGATGATCAACCACGGTATTTCCACCGGCGCCCTGTTCCTGATCGTGGGCATGATCTACGAGCGCCGGCATACGCGCATGATTGCGGATTTCGGCGGGCTGGCGAAGGTGATGCCGACGTTCTCGGCTATCTTTATGATCGTGATGCTGTCGTCCATCGGTCTGCCGTTCACTAACGGGTTTGTCGGCGAGTTCCTGATCCTCCTGGGTACGTTCAAGGCCAATGCCGTTTACGGAATTCTGGCCGCGACCGGCGTTATTCTCGCGGCCTGCTATATGTTGTGGATGTATCAACGGGTGGTTTTTGGCAAGGTCAGCAATCCCGCCAATGAGAAGCTGACTGACCTGACCGCCCGCGAAAAGCTCGTTCTCATCCCGCTGGTCGTGCTTATCTTCTGGATCGGCATATATCCGAAACCGTTCTTGGAAAGAATCGAGCCGGCCGTCAGGCAGGTGTTGACTCAGGTCAGCAGGGCCAGG includes:
- the nuoL gene encoding NADH-quinone oxidoreductase subunit L gives rise to the protein MTDYLYLILLFPLAGFLINGLLIGRLPRPVISLVGCGSVGLSLVASVLAFFELKALPADARVIEQVLFAWIPSGSFHVDVAFLLDPLSTVMILVVAGVGFLIHVYSVGYMHKDPGYGRYFAYLNLFVFSMLTLVLANNFLFMFVGWEGVGLCSYLLIGFWYERKSASDAGKKAFIFNRVGDFGFLIGMFIIFWQVGSLDFVAVMDRAPVMFAAGGGLVTAVCLLLFLGATGKSAQIPLYVWLPDAMEGPTPVSALIHAATMVTAGVYMIARTNVLYAMAPDALLVVAIVGAATALVAATIGLAQNDIKRVLAYSTVSQLGYMFLACGVAAFSVGIFHLMTHAFFKALLFLGAGAVIHAVSDEQDMRRMGGLKKYLPITYATMLIATLAISGIPGLSGFFSKDEILWKAYSSQFGHPLFWVVGFVTAGLTAFYMFRLIYLTFFGKERMGEETRRHVHEAPKSMTVPLTVLGALSIVGGFIGMPHIFGVANVFEEWLHPVMGGAAGEPAAHALASGGADTGMEWTLMVASVILVVIAVYAAYYLYHKNTAAATALRQKLSGIHRVIFNKYYVDEFYGAAIVRPVVYGSLFLWKFVDVVLIDGFLNGMARVSRDVSDILRYTQSGRVRGYATLFVAGVVVVIAFFIFG
- the nuoI gene encoding NADH-quinone oxidoreductase subunit NuoI, coding for MKKVLTAVVNVFWKMPQAFWVTGKHYFKKPVTLDYPRKKVPMSPRYRGRHYLERYDDGTERCVCCGLCAAACPADAIYMEPEENEKGERRARIYEINLLRCIFCGFCEEACPEEAIFLGQEYEFSDNNRDSFIYTKEQMLVPHPRKDNPFKRIIRRVRRAYGVPESSL
- a CDS encoding NADH-quinone oxidoreductase subunit J translates to MNADTVIFFISAVVAVFGATMMISQRNAVASVLYLIVSLVAQVVCYVQLGALFIGAVLILVYAGAILVLFLFVIMLLNLRGGEDLGEPSRGLSRYSTYLVSILLIIELVFVIKGVFYRGSMTGVLSMAADNFGEVAAVSKLLFTRYLYPFELTGVLLLAAIVGAVVLARRETGADRPATGERQGRGENESSGGVE
- the nuoH gene encoding NADH-quinone oxidoreductase subunit NuoH, whose protein sequence is MLEIIVTSSIQVTVVIVAVLAGCAWATWLERKVLAHMQQRYGPLWTGPYGLLQPIADGLKLMFKEDLVPDTVERSIYALAPIVAFIPALLTFAVIPFSPDFTVFGYEFKGVISDLNIGILWVFAITSLGVYGLILAGWSSASKYSLLGGLRASAQMISYEISYGLSIVGVILIANTLSMTELVAQQDSQSVWFFENWFVWKQPFGFLLYITCAIAETNRTPFDLPEAESELVGGYNTEYSSLRFALFFIGEYANMLGVACVATTLFFGGWHGPAFLSFIPPVIWFLVKVFVFMFCYIWLRATFPRFRYDQLMRFGWLVLFPLAILNTMITGLIVLL
- the nuoK gene encoding NADH-quinone oxidoreductase subunit NuoK, encoding MVPISAYLILAVVLFGIGTVGVLISRNMIILFMSVELMLNAANLALIAFSRALNVMDGHAFVFLVLTIAAAEAAVGLALIVTLYRNRGTVNIDRFSMMKW
- a CDS encoding NADH-quinone oxidoreductase subunit M; this encodes MEQIILPLVTFFPLIGVIILLFVPQKQVETIKGVSLIIAFITVLLSVALYYWFDPLATGMQFEINRMWVTSLGINFHMGIDGISLLLILLTAVLTFICVLSSWCSITKGVKGFHISMLLLSTGMIGVFCALDLFLFYVFWEVMLVPMYFIIGVWGGPRRTYAAIKFVLFTMFGSLLMLVGLLYLYFDYHAYAGEYTFDLLQIMQMPMAYHVQLWLFAAFALAFAIKVPLWPFHTWLPDAHVEAPTAGSVILAGVLLKMGTYGFIRICLPLFPDATITYLPYICVLAIIAIIYGALVSMVQKDIKSLVAFSSVSHMGFIMLGIFALNVSALEGSVIQMINHGISTGALFLIVGMIYERRHTRMIADFGGLAKVMPTFSAIFMIVMLSSIGLPFTNGFVGEFLILLGTFKANAVYGILAATGVILAACYMLWMYQRVVFGKVSNPANEKLTDLTAREKLVLIPLVVLIFWIGIYPKPFLERIEPAVRQVLTQVSRARAVELEGGFQITKVRAGEQTGVVDVEFSKPGGDEP